Proteins encoded within one genomic window of Arachis ipaensis cultivar K30076 chromosome B08, Araip1.1, whole genome shotgun sequence:
- the LOC110266020 gene encoding polygalacturonase, producing the protein MSSQSVVLSSLLLMSLVSSSGLCFGSYIGPRRLMQTKHDENMDIMLRVHHQSTPSSMSQKTFSVSHYGAKSGDGRVDNEAFEKAWNLACSEGGALVVPEEKVYHLKPIKFSGPCQATTTFMLYGTIKAWPKISAYEEDRQHWIMFDNITNFGVDGGGTFNGNGKIWWENSCKTNESLPCKDAPTAVTFNECNNLRVENVAFRNAQQMHVRFQKCNNVTASNLVVQAPGDSPNTDGLHVTETKNIFIRNSVIRTGDDCISIVSGSQNVRATDIVCGPGHGISIGSLGAGNSEAQVSNVVIDGAIFTGTTNGVRIKTWQGGSGYAKDIKFVNIEMRNVTNPIIIDQNYCDQKEPCQEQESAVKLSNVVYQNIIGTSATQVAIKFNCSKTVPCRSIYLQDVILKPERHGSDTVATCENVRYANRGQLFPQCSTA; encoded by the exons ATGTCTTCACAAAGTGTAGTTCTTTCATCACTTTTGCTCATGTCATTGGTTTCTTCTTCTGGCTTGTGTTTTGGCTCTTACATTGGCCCTAGGAGGTTGATGCAGACAAAACATGATGAAAATATGGATATCATGTTAAGGGTTCATCATCAATCAACACCATCTTCAATGTCTCAAAAAACGTTTAGTGTTTCACATTATGGAGCAAAATCTGGTGATGGAAGAGTTGATAATGAG GCATTTGAGAAGGCATGGAATTTAGCATGTTCAGAAGGGGGTGCTCTTGTGGTCCCAGAAGAGAAGGTTTATCACCTTAAGCCAATAAAATTTTCAGGCCCATGCCAAGCCACTACCACTTTTATG TTATATGGAACAATCAAAGCATGGCCTAAAATTTCAGCCTATGAAGAAGATAGACAGCACTGGATTATGTTTGATAATATAACGAATTTTGGTGTTGATGGTGGCGGCACTTTCAACGGCAATGGAAAAATATGGTGGGAAAACTCTTGCAAAACTAACGAAAGCCTT CCATGTAAGGATGCACCAACT GCTGTGACTTTCAATGAATGCAACAATTTGAGAGTGGAAAACGTTGCATTCCGAAATGCACAACAAATGCATGTTAGATTTCAGAAATGCAATAACGTTACAGCTTCAAATCTGGTGGTTCAAGCTCCTGGGGATAGCCCTAACACTGATGGACTTCACGTCACTGAAACCAAAAATATATTCATAAGAAACTCTGTCATTCGTACAG GTGATGACTGCATTTCAATAGTGAGTGGGTCCCAAAATGTTCGTGCTACGGATATAGTTTGTGGACCAGGCCATGGAATCAG CATTGGAAGCTTAGGAGCTGGTAATTCAGAAGCACAAGTCTCGAATGTGGTAATCGACGGAGCCATTTTCACAGGAACCACTAATGGTGTTAGAATTAAGACTTGGCAG GGAGGTTCTGGATATGCAAAAGACATCAAATTTGTTAATATAGAAATGCGAAACGTGACCAATCCCATAATCATAGATCAAAACTACTGCGATCAGAAAGAACCATGCCAAGAGCAG GAATCAGCAGTGAAATTGAGCAATGTGGTGTACCAGAACATCATAGGAACAAGTGCAACACAAGTTGCAATCAAATTCAACTGCAGCAAAACCGTCCCCTGCAGATCAATCTATTTGCAAGACGTAATTCTAAAGCCGGAACGCCATGGCAGCGACACGGTTGCGACATGTGAGAACGTTAGATATGCCAACAGAGGACAGCTTTTTCCTCAGTGCTCTACTGCTTGA